In Sulfuricurvum sp., the genomic stretch ATCGACGTGTTTCATTTTGATCTTGAAGAGACGAAAGAGCGTTTAGCAGAGTTTATCGAACATGAAAAGAATTTTGTATTCGTTGCATTCGATCAGAACACCGATGAGATGATCGGTTTCGTTACGGTTTATGAAGGATTTGCCCTTTATGTAGAGGGGGCTTTCGGAACGATGGCGGAGTTGTATGTTCGTCCATCGTATCGATCACAAAGTATCGGTAAAATGTTGATCCAAGCAGTCAAAGATTTTGGCGATGAGAGAGGCTGGAAACGTCTCGAAGTTACCACACCACCACTGCCACAGTTTGATGCGACTTTATCGTTTTACGAACGTGAAGGGTTTGAGATAAGCGGTGGGCGAAAATTAAAGGTAGTAGTGAAGAAATGATGAGTGTTGTAACCATTCTTGCTATTGTCGCGTTGAGCTTGATTGGATTGCTCCATTTTTATTGGGCATTGGGTGGTAAATTCGCAGCTCTACAAGCGATACCGACAGAAAATGGCAAGCCATTGATAAATCCGGGGAAAATAGCTGCTGTTATGGTAGGATTGGCATTATTTGGATTTGCTTTTGTTGCCTATATCCTCTGTTTTTATGATTTGTCATCGTCACCTTTTCGGGATTATTTTA encodes the following:
- a CDS encoding DUF3995 domain-containing protein — encoded protein: MMSVVTILAIVALSLIGLLHFYWALGGKFAALQAIPTENGKPLINPGKIAAVMVGLALFGFAFVAYILCFYDLSSSPFRDYFIISGWILSGIFTLRGIGEFNAVGLFKKIESSEFAYYDTRFYTPFALFMGMVFAALTYQV
- a CDS encoding GNAT family N-acetyltransferase, producing the protein MNHTLIHRATKDQSDTISILVGELLQEIMDRIGIDVFHFDLEETKERLAEFIEHEKNFVFVAFDQNTDEMIGFVTVYEGFALYVEGAFGTMAELYVRPSYRSQSIGKMLIQAVKDFGDERGWKRLEVTTPPLPQFDATLSFYEREGFEISGGRKLKVVVKK